CGTCCAGCGCGCGGCCTCGAGCCCGGCCTCCTCGCGCAGTTCGCGGCGGATGGCGTCCAGGGGGGATTCGGCGCCCTCGGTGCCGCCCTCGATGATTTCCCACGAGTACTCGTTCATGGGGTAGCGGTACTGTCCCACGAGACAGAGCTCCATCTCCGGGGTGAGGGCCAGCACGCCCGCGGCGATGCGGGTTTCGACGACGCCGTAGATGCCCGGCAGGCCGTCCGGGCGGATGACCTCGTCCTCCCGCACCGTGATCCAGGGGTTCCGGTATACCACGCGGCTGCCCAGCGTTTTCCAGGGATTCTGTTCCGGGTTCATGGCTGCTCCAGAAGGGTGAAGGAAGGATCATACCCACGGGGGATGCGCGGGCACCAGTTTTCCGGCGGAGAGCGCAAGCATTGGGGAAAGCAAAGAATGGGGAGGGGGCCGCAAAAGGCACAAAAGACACAGAAAAGAACATGGCTGGAGGGGACAGAGTCGGGTGCAGTGAATTGCTTTGGAACCAGAAAATTCCCCCCCTGCCCCCCCGCAAGCAGGGGGGAAAAAGAGGGAGCGCAAGCGGGGGGGGGGAATTGCACACCTTCCTTTTCAAGGCATTACCATTAAAAAGGCTGGGCTGGCAATAAGCGGCCAATGACAAAGTTAACTGCCGTTTATAGGTTGAACGGGCGCCAGACCGGGATTACAATGCGGCTGGTTGGTGGCGGCGGGCGCCGGAGGGAACCCAGGGAACACCCGGAACGGGCGGTCCGGTAAACAGGAAAGGGGTTGCGCATGGCAACGCAGGTGGTCACGGGGGCGTTCGGGTACACGGGGAAGCACATCACCGAGCGGCTGCTGGCGGCGGGGGTCACGGTGCGGACGCTCACCAACTCGCCAAACCGCGCCAACCCGTTCGGGGGCGGGGTGGCGGCACACCCCTTCAACTTTGACCAGCCGGACCGGCTGGCGGCGTCGCTGGAGGGCGCCGAGGTGCTCTACAACACGTACTGGGTGCGCTTCAACCACCGGCTCTTCACGCACGCGGAGGCGGTGCGGAACACGCTGGCGCTGTTCGAGGCGGCAAAGCGCGCCGGGGTGCGGCGCGTGGTGCATGTGAGCATCACGAACCCGTCGGAGGACTCGCCCCTGGAGTATTTCAGCGGGAAGGCGGCGCTGGAGCGCGCCCTGCGCGAATCGGGCCTGTCTTACGCCATCCTCCGGCCCACGGTCATCTTCGGCGAGGAGGACATCCTGGTCAACAACATCGCGTGGACCCTGCGGCGGTTTCCCTTCTTCGGCGTGTTCGGCGACGGCGGCTACCGTTTGCAGCCCATCCATGTCGGGGATTTCGCGGACCTCGCGGTGGCGCAGGCGGGCGGGACGGAAAATACGGTCATTGACGCCATCGGCCCGGAGACCTTCACCTACCGGGAACTGGTCGAGGACATCG
This genomic window from Candidatus Hydrogenedentota bacterium contains:
- a CDS encoding NAD(P)H-binding protein produces the protein MATQVVTGAFGYTGKHITERLLAAGVTVRTLTNSPNRANPFGGGVAAHPFNFDQPDRLAASLEGAEVLYNTYWVRFNHRLFTHAEAVRNTLALFEAAKRAGVRRVVHVSITNPSEDSPLEYFSGKAALERALRESGLSYAILRPTVIFGEEDILVNNIAWTLRRFPFFGVFGDGGYRLQPIHVGDFADLAVAQAGGTENTVIDAIGPETFTYRELVEDIGRIIGCPRPVVSVPHWLGYAVGWLIGKWTGDVTITRDEIEGLTAGLLYTESPPAGTTRLTEWAARHADTLGRRYASEVARRVDRESDYGAL
- a CDS encoding NUDIX hydrolase; this encodes MNPEQNPWKTLGSRVVYRNPWITVREDEVIRPDGLPGIYGVVETRIAAGVLALTPEMELCLVGQYRYPMNEYSWEIIEGGTEGAESPLDAIRRELREEAGLEAARWTQIAGGLHMTNCHSSERACLFTATGLTDVGADPDGTEVLALRRVPFNDAVRMVMDGEIRDALSVMGILLLERRLREGLLP